Proteins found in one Populus alba chromosome 14, ASM523922v2, whole genome shotgun sequence genomic segment:
- the LOC118036201 gene encoding probable WRKY transcription factor 7 isoform X1 → MAVELMMGYSGDSFATKMQENDVREAATAGIQSVEEVIKLLKQNQLEQQQKQQYYQELSAASSSSNLGTDNIMAVTDMAVNNFKKVISLLGRTTRTGHARFRRAPVACPPQQRMQEPEPEPQQQKQQVQEPVPYVRAINSQPTEQGSAFRVYQPTPIHRLPPLPHNQQQKTLLVTKNGLSDRNEMATTINFSNSPTISAPTSFLSSLTGETDSFQRSMSSGFQFTQPSAGKPPLSSSSLKRKCNSMDDAALKCGSSSSRCHCSKKSRKSRIKRVVRVPAISSKMADIPPDDYSWRKYGQKPIKGSPHPRGYYKCSSVRGCPARKHVERALDDSMMLIVTYEGEHNHSHPIDDAPGALVLESS, encoded by the exons ATGGCTGTGGAGCTTATGATGGGGTATTCTGGTGATAGTTTTGCTACAAAAATGCAAGAGAATGATGTGAGAGAAGCCGCAACTGCTGGGATACAAAGCGTTGAGGAAGTCATAAAACTGCTCAAACAAAATCAACTGGAAcagcaacaaaaacaacaatactACCAGGAGTTGTCTGCAGCCTCCTCAAGTTCCAATCTTGGCACGGATAATATCATGGCTGTTACTGATATGGCCGTGAACAATTTCAAAAAGGTTATTTCTTTACTGGGTCGCACCACAAGAACTGGCCATGCTCGATTTAGAAGAGCTCCTGTTGCCTGCCCTCCTCAACAACGAATGCAAGAACCAGAACCAGAACCGCAACAGCAAAAACAGCAAGTTCAAGAGCCAGTACCATATGTTCGAGCAATTAATTCGCAGCCAACAGAGCAAGGCTCTGCTTTTAGAGTTTATCAACCGACCCCAATTCATCGTCTCCCTCCTTTGCCTCACAATCAGCAACAAAAGACACTGCTGGTTACGAAAAATGGATTATCAGATCGGAATGAAATGGCTACTACGATCAATTTCTCCAATTCGCCAACAATATCTGCTCCTACTTCTTTCTTGTCTTCTTTAACAGGGGAAACTGATAGCTTCCAGCGTTCTATGTCTTCTGGGTTTCAGTTTACCCAACCTTCTGCTGGTAAACCCCCTTTGTCCTCTTCTTCTCTTAAGAGAAAGTGTAACTCCATGGATGATGCTGCTCTCAAGTGTGGCTCCTCTTCTAGTCGCTGCCACTGCTCCAAGAAAAG CAggaaatcaagaattaaaaggGTCGTTAGAGTTCCTGCAATTAGTAGTAAGATGGCTGATATCCCACCTGATGATTATTCCTGGAGAAAGTATGGTCAAAAGCCCATCAAAGGCTCTCCTCATCCCAG GGGATACTACAAGTGCAGTAGCGTGAGAGGATGTCCGGCACGCAAACACGTGGAGAGAGCTCTAGATGACTCGATGATGCTTATTGTGACCTATGAAGGGGAACACAACCACTCTCATCCAATCGATGACGCACCCGGTGCTCTTGTCCTTGAATCATCTTAA
- the LOC118036201 gene encoding probable WRKY transcription factor 7 isoform X2, which produces MAVELMMGYSGDSFATKMQENDVREAATAGIQSVEEVIKLLKQNQLEQQQKQQYYQELSAASSSSNLGTDNIMAVTDMAVNNFKKVISLLGRTTRTGHARFRRAPVACPPQQRMQEPEPEPQQQKQQVQEPVPYVRAINSQPTEQGSAFRVYQPTPIHRLPPLPHNQQQKTLLVTKNGLSDRNEMATTINFSNSPTISAPTSFLSSLTGETDSFQRSMSSGFQFTQPSAGKPPLSSSSLKRKCNSMDDAALKCGSSSSRCHCSKKRKSRIKRVVRVPAISSKMADIPPDDYSWRKYGQKPIKGSPHPRGYYKCSSVRGCPARKHVERALDDSMMLIVTYEGEHNHSHPIDDAPGALVLESS; this is translated from the exons ATGGCTGTGGAGCTTATGATGGGGTATTCTGGTGATAGTTTTGCTACAAAAATGCAAGAGAATGATGTGAGAGAAGCCGCAACTGCTGGGATACAAAGCGTTGAGGAAGTCATAAAACTGCTCAAACAAAATCAACTGGAAcagcaacaaaaacaacaatactACCAGGAGTTGTCTGCAGCCTCCTCAAGTTCCAATCTTGGCACGGATAATATCATGGCTGTTACTGATATGGCCGTGAACAATTTCAAAAAGGTTATTTCTTTACTGGGTCGCACCACAAGAACTGGCCATGCTCGATTTAGAAGAGCTCCTGTTGCCTGCCCTCCTCAACAACGAATGCAAGAACCAGAACCAGAACCGCAACAGCAAAAACAGCAAGTTCAAGAGCCAGTACCATATGTTCGAGCAATTAATTCGCAGCCAACAGAGCAAGGCTCTGCTTTTAGAGTTTATCAACCGACCCCAATTCATCGTCTCCCTCCTTTGCCTCACAATCAGCAACAAAAGACACTGCTGGTTACGAAAAATGGATTATCAGATCGGAATGAAATGGCTACTACGATCAATTTCTCCAATTCGCCAACAATATCTGCTCCTACTTCTTTCTTGTCTTCTTTAACAGGGGAAACTGATAGCTTCCAGCGTTCTATGTCTTCTGGGTTTCAGTTTACCCAACCTTCTGCTGGTAAACCCCCTTTGTCCTCTTCTTCTCTTAAGAGAAAGTGTAACTCCATGGATGATGCTGCTCTCAAGTGTGGCTCCTCTTCTAGTCGCTGCCACTGCTCCAAGAAAAG gaaatcaagaattaaaaggGTCGTTAGAGTTCCTGCAATTAGTAGTAAGATGGCTGATATCCCACCTGATGATTATTCCTGGAGAAAGTATGGTCAAAAGCCCATCAAAGGCTCTCCTCATCCCAG GGGATACTACAAGTGCAGTAGCGTGAGAGGATGTCCGGCACGCAAACACGTGGAGAGAGCTCTAGATGACTCGATGATGCTTATTGTGACCTATGAAGGGGAACACAACCACTCTCATCCAATCGATGACGCACCCGGTGCTCTTGTCCTTGAATCATCTTAA
- the LOC118036194 gene encoding uncharacterized protein At4g06744 translates to MSTLVYVILTSLIVSTLSCGTNGETLELLIGSRGRVLKNGCSSENHRKYRATRCSKLGDAGAPPAALPVKTEVLVFADQRLASVYPIIQKFKSLVTSDPLGITKTWVGSDICNYKGFFCDSPPDNKSATAVASIDFNGFQLAAPTLDGFLDQLPDVALFHANSNNFAGTISSNIATLPYLYELDISNNLFSGSFPTAVLGMNGLTFLDIRFNFFTGAVPPQIFTQNLQVLFINNNNFMTTLPDNLGSTHILYLTLANNKFIGPIPKHIFKAFSSLSEVLLSNNQLTGCLPSEVGLLKEAIVFDASNNKLTGPLPVALSCLEKVELLNFSGNQLFGMVPEVVCELEKLGNFSLSDNYFTTLGPVCWELFYKGVLDVTNNCIPGLPFQRSVAECLDFIAHPNSCPGMWSSTFISCKAPFSSGPMNPGMAPSS, encoded by the coding sequence ATGTCTACACTTGTCTATGTAATCCTCACTTCTCTCATTGTCAGCACTCTATCATGTGGCACCAACGGGGAGACACTAGAGCTTCTCATCGGTAGCAGAGGTAGAGTCCTAAAGAACGGTTGCAGCTCTGAAAATCACAGGAAATATAGGGCAACTCGGTGTTCAAAATTAGGAGATGCTGGAGCACCACCAGCAGCTCTGCCTGTGAAAACAGAAGTGTTGGTATTTGCAGACCAAAGGCTGGCTTCGGTGTATCCTATTATACAGAAGTTCAAGTCCTTAGTCACCTCGGATCCTCTTGGCATCACCAAAACCTGGGTGGGATCGGATATATGCAACTACAAAGGGTTCTTCTGTGACAGCCCGCCAGATAACAAATCTGCAACAGCTGTTGCCTCTATTGACTTCAACGGATTTCAACTTGCTGCCCCTACTCTCGATGGATTTCTTGATCAACTTCCTGATGTTGCGCTTTTTCACGCCAACTCCAACAACTTTGCAGGGACTATCTCTTCAAATATCGCCACGCTTCCTTATCTCTACGAGCTTGACATAAGCAACAACCTATTCTCTGGTTCATTTCCCACAGCTGTTCTTGGTATGAATGGACTAACATTCCTGGACATTCGGTTCAATTTCTTTACCGGGGCAGTACCACCTCAAATATTTACACAAAATCTCCAAGTTCTCtttatcaacaacaacaattttatGACGACGTTGCCGGATAATTTAGGCAGCACTCACATTCTTTACCTCACCCTGGCAAACAACAAATTCATAGGTCCAATCccaaaacacattttcaaagcattttcCTCTCTGAGTGAGGTCCTCCTCTCGAACAACCAACTAACAGGCTGTTTGCCTTCTGAGGTAGGGCTTCTCAAAGAGGCCATAGTATTTGATGCTAGCAACAATAAATTGACAGGTCCCTTGCCGGTCGCCTTGTCTTGTCTAGAGAAGGTGGAGCTGCTGAACTTTTCTGGCAATCAATTATTTGGAATGGTTCCTGAGGTGGTCTGTGAGCTGGAAAAACTGGGAAACTTTTCACTGTCCGATAATTATTTCACAACGTTGGGGCCAGTGTGCTGGGAATTATTTTACAAAGGAGTTCTTGACGTTACGAACAATTGCATCCCTGGTCTTCCATTCCAAAGATCAGTAGCGGAATGTTTAGATTTCATTGCACACCCGAATTCCTGTCCCGGGATGTGGTCCTCCACTTTCATTTCTTGCAAGGCCCCCTTCAGCTCTGGCCCTATGAATCCTGGAATGGCTCCTTCAT